From Sphingomonas bisphenolicum, one genomic window encodes:
- a CDS encoding glycoside hydrolase family 108 protein produces MDIHDLIDEVIAREGGYSNHPADRGGPTNMGITLGVARANGYAGEMQAMPRAMAEGIYRRLYWDRPGYAFVAEMSWPIAAELFDTGVNMGVATATGFLQRALNALNRNQQDYPDIKVDRAIGARTLAALRAFRTLRGASGDKVLLKAMEALQGERYVALAEQRPANEAFLYGWLANRIG; encoded by the coding sequence ATGGACATTCACGACCTGATCGACGAGGTCATCGCCCGCGAAGGCGGCTACAGCAATCACCCTGCCGATCGCGGCGGCCCGACCAACATGGGCATCACCTTGGGCGTAGCGCGCGCCAATGGCTATGCCGGCGAGATGCAGGCGATGCCGCGTGCCATGGCGGAGGGCATCTACCGCCGCCTCTATTGGGACCGGCCCGGCTACGCCTTCGTCGCGGAAATGAGCTGGCCGATCGCGGCGGAACTGTTCGACACCGGCGTCAATATGGGCGTCGCGACCGCGACCGGCTTCCTCCAGCGCGCGCTCAACGCGCTCAACCGCAACCAGCAGGACTATCCCGATATCAAGGTGGACCGGGCGATCGGCGCGCGGACGCTGGCCGCCTTGCGCGCGTTCCGCACCTTGCGCGGCGCGTCCGGCGACAAGGTCCTGCTCAAGGCGATGGAGGCGTTGCAGGGCGAACGCTATGTCGCCTTGGCGGAGCAGCGTCCAGCCAACGAAGCCTTTCTCTACGGCTGGCTCGCCAACCGGATCGGTTAA